The Amycolatopsis sp. DG1A-15b genome window below encodes:
- a CDS encoding Lrp/AsnC family transcriptional regulator, translating into MGDESRARALDNTDRSLIDLLQKDGRASFTALAKAVGLSEGAVRQRVQRLLRDDLMQIVAVTDPANVDLTRQAMVGINVDGVDPREVADKLAELTNVHYVVLCAGRYDLLAELVCRDDDHLLDVLGEEIRKIPGVSGTELFVYLKLAKQNYSWGRLTA; encoded by the coding sequence ATGGGTGACGAATCACGTGCGCGCGCGCTGGACAATACGGACAGATCACTGATCGACCTGCTTCAGAAGGACGGCCGGGCCTCGTTCACCGCGCTCGCCAAGGCGGTCGGGCTTTCGGAGGGAGCGGTCCGCCAGCGCGTGCAGCGGCTGCTGCGCGACGACCTGATGCAGATCGTCGCGGTGACCGACCCCGCCAATGTGGACCTGACGCGCCAGGCCATGGTCGGCATCAACGTCGACGGCGTCGATCCCCGGGAAGTCGCGGACAAGCTGGCCGAGCTGACGAACGTGCACTACGTCGTGCTGTGCGCCGGGCGCTACGACCTGCTGGCCGAACTGGTCTGCCGGGACGACGACCACCTGCTCGACGTGCTCGGCGAAGAGATCCGGAAGATCCCGGGCGTGTCCGGGACCGAACTGTTCGTGTACCTGAAGCTGGCCAAGCAGAACTACTCCTGGGGCCGGCTCACGGCGTAG